One genomic window of Gallaecimonas sp. GXIMD4217 includes the following:
- a CDS encoding efflux RND transporter permease subunit, whose translation MSIAEYAIRHKVISWVFALVLLVGGSVSFFGLGQLEDPEFTIKSAMVLTRYPGASPTQVEEELTLPVEQEIQSLPYVDYVTSISSQGFSQVIVEMKPSYRKKALQQIYDELRRKMGDLQGRLPPGVAEIQVIDDYADVYGVLMAISGEGYSYQDLKDYADFLRRELVLVPGVGKVQLGGVQQEQVFVEIARAKLAALGISPQRIFQLLSTQNSVNASGQLRVGDEYIRIYPTGEFESVSEMADLLISEPGSRDLVYLGDVASIQRGYAEVPSQLYRYNGRQALTLGISFTSGVNVVDVGARVETRLAELEFQRPIGISLDTIYNQPNEVDRSVTDFLINLGEAVTIVILVLLLFMGLRSGILMGLILLLTILGTFIVMKLLAFDLQRISLGALIIALGMLVDNAIVVTEGVLIGLKRRLTKVEAAKQIVEQTKWPLLGATVIAVAAFAPIGLSSDATGEYAGSLFWVLMISLLLSWLTAITLTPFFCNLFFKEEIAKGVTEEDGDPYKGAFYQGYKGLLELCIRHRVLTMALMATALVAAGAGFGKVKQSFFPPSNTPMFLVDYWLPQGSDIRATAEHLAALEDSLLAVDHVQAVTTTIGQGAQRFMLTYAPEKRYGSYGQLIVQVDAKENLDPVLAETRRILFEEHGGAFAKVKRLMIGPSPNAAIEARFSGSDPRVLRELAAKAQAIFEADPGLESIRHDWRQQVKVIRPQFYEAQARRAGISRQDLDEVLAMNFPGKVVGLYRDGSQLLPIVTRPPAQERLEADNLQDVQIWSPIFNTYLPITQVVSSFDTEWEDALIMRRDRKRTITVQAEPDVLGDETAAQVLARVRPQIEAMALPTGYSLDWGGELEKSSDAQASLFSSLPMGYLFMFIITIFLFDSIRQPLVIWLTIPLALIGVTTGLLVMNAPFSFMALLGFLSLSGMLIKNGIVLVEQIKLEAEEGRAPLDAVVHASVSRLRPVLMAAITTILGMIPLLFDAFFESMAVVIMFGLGFATVLTLIVVPVLYTLFYRIRPRVS comes from the coding sequence ATGAGCATCGCCGAATACGCCATCCGCCATAAGGTCATCAGCTGGGTCTTCGCCCTGGTGCTGCTGGTGGGCGGCTCGGTGTCCTTCTTTGGCCTGGGCCAGCTGGAGGATCCCGAGTTCACCATCAAGTCGGCCATGGTGCTGACCCGCTACCCCGGCGCCTCGCCCACCCAGGTGGAGGAGGAGCTGACCCTGCCGGTGGAGCAGGAGATCCAGTCTCTGCCGTACGTGGACTACGTGACCTCCATCTCCAGCCAGGGCTTCTCCCAGGTCATAGTGGAGATGAAGCCCAGCTACCGCAAGAAAGCGCTGCAGCAGATCTACGACGAGCTGCGGCGCAAGATGGGCGATCTCCAGGGCAGGCTGCCGCCCGGGGTGGCCGAGATCCAGGTCATAGACGACTATGCCGACGTCTACGGGGTGCTGATGGCCATCAGCGGCGAGGGCTACAGCTACCAGGACCTCAAGGACTACGCCGATTTCCTGCGCCGGGAGCTGGTGCTGGTGCCGGGGGTCGGCAAGGTGCAGCTGGGCGGCGTCCAGCAGGAGCAGGTGTTCGTGGAGATCGCCCGGGCCAAGCTGGCCGCCCTCGGCATCAGTCCCCAGCGCATCTTCCAGCTGCTCAGCACCCAGAACTCGGTCAACGCCAGCGGCCAGCTGAGGGTGGGTGACGAGTACATCCGCATCTATCCCACCGGCGAGTTCGAGTCAGTGAGCGAGATGGCCGACCTGCTCATCTCCGAGCCGGGCTCGCGGGATCTGGTCTACCTGGGCGACGTGGCCAGCATCCAGCGCGGCTACGCCGAGGTGCCCAGCCAGCTCTATCGCTACAACGGCCGCCAGGCCCTGACCCTGGGCATCTCCTTCACCTCCGGCGTCAACGTGGTGGACGTGGGCGCCCGGGTCGAGACCCGCCTGGCGGAGCTGGAATTCCAGCGTCCCATCGGCATCAGCCTGGACACCATCTACAACCAGCCCAATGAGGTGGACAGATCCGTCACCGATTTCCTGATCAACCTGGGTGAGGCGGTGACCATCGTCATCCTGGTGCTGCTGCTGTTTATGGGCCTGCGGTCGGGCATCTTGATGGGGCTGATCCTGCTGCTGACCATACTGGGCACCTTTATCGTCATGAAACTGCTGGCCTTCGACCTGCAGCGGATCTCCCTGGGCGCGCTGATCATCGCCCTGGGGATGCTGGTGGACAACGCCATAGTGGTGACCGAAGGGGTGCTGATCGGCCTCAAGCGCAGGCTGACCAAGGTGGAAGCGGCCAAGCAGATCGTCGAGCAGACCAAATGGCCGCTGCTGGGGGCCACCGTCATCGCCGTGGCCGCCTTCGCCCCCATCGGCCTTTCCTCCGATGCCACGGGTGAATACGCCGGCTCCCTGTTCTGGGTGCTGATGATCTCGCTGCTGCTGTCCTGGCTCACCGCCATTACCCTGACCCCCTTCTTCTGCAACCTCTTCTTCAAGGAGGAGATCGCCAAGGGTGTCACCGAGGAAGACGGCGATCCCTACAAGGGCGCCTTCTACCAGGGCTACAAGGGCCTGCTGGAGCTGTGCATCCGCCACCGGGTGCTGACCATGGCGCTGATGGCGACGGCCCTGGTGGCGGCCGGCGCGGGCTTCGGCAAGGTCAAGCAGTCCTTCTTCCCGCCGTCCAATACCCCCATGTTCCTGGTGGACTACTGGTTGCCCCAGGGCAGCGACATCCGCGCCACCGCCGAGCACCTGGCGGCCCTGGAAGACAGCCTGCTGGCCGTGGACCATGTGCAGGCGGTGACCACCACCATAGGCCAGGGCGCCCAGCGCTTCATGCTCACCTATGCCCCGGAGAAGCGCTACGGCTCCTATGGCCAGCTCATCGTCCAGGTGGATGCCAAGGAGAACCTGGATCCGGTGCTGGCCGAGACCCGCCGCATTCTCTTCGAGGAACATGGCGGCGCCTTTGCCAAGGTCAAGCGGCTGATGATTGGTCCCAGCCCCAATGCCGCCATCGAGGCCCGCTTCTCGGGATCCGACCCCAGGGTGCTGCGGGAGCTGGCGGCCAAGGCCCAGGCCATTTTCGAGGCCGATCCCGGCCTGGAGTCCATCCGCCACGACTGGCGCCAGCAGGTCAAGGTGATCCGGCCCCAGTTCTACGAAGCCCAGGCCCGCCGGGCCGGGATCAGCCGCCAGGATCTGGACGAGGTGCTGGCCATGAACTTCCCCGGCAAGGTGGTGGGCCTGTATCGGGATGGCTCCCAGCTGCTGCCCATCGTCACCCGGCCGCCGGCCCAGGAGCGCCTGGAGGCGGACAACCTGCAGGATGTGCAGATCTGGAGCCCCATCTTCAATACCTACCTGCCCATCACCCAGGTGGTGTCGTCCTTCGACACCGAATGGGAAGACGCCCTGATCATGCGCCGCGACCGCAAGCGCACCATCACGGTCCAGGCCGAGCCCGACGTGCTGGGCGACGAAACGGCCGCCCAGGTGCTGGCCAGGGTGCGGCCCCAGATCGAGGCCATGGCACTGCCCACCGGCTACAGCCTGGATTGGGGCGGCGAGCTCGAGAAATCCTCGGACGCCCAGGCCAGCCTGTTCTCCAGCCTGCCCATGGGCTATTTGTTCATGTTCATCATCACCATCTTCCTGTTCGACTCCATCCGCCAGCCGCTGGTGATCTGGCTGACCATCCCGCTGGCGCTGATCGGGGTCACCACCGGCCTGCTGGTGATGAACGCCCCCTTCAGCTTCATGGCGCTGCTGGGCTTTTTGTCCCTGAGCGGCATGCTGATCAAGAACGGCATCGTGCTGGTGGAGCAGATCAAGCTGGAGGCCGAGGAGGGCAGGGCGCCCCTGGACGCCGTGGTGCATGCTTCGGTGAGCCGCCTGCGCCCGGTGCTGATGGCGGCCATCACCACCATACTGGGCATGATCCCGCTGTTGTTCGACGCCTTCTTCGAATCCATGGCGGTGGTGATCATGTTCGGCCTGGGTTTTGCCACCGTGCTGACCCTGATCGTGGTGCCGGTGCTCTACACCCTGTTCTACCGTATCAGACCCAGGGTGAGCTGA
- a CDS encoding EAL domain-containing protein has translation MNNKDVARQHPFAAPLCLAMLYFGLASLCIALSRQPGSVATVWLPNAVAVAIFFRLPFSQWPALGLVLIGANLAANLAFGDGAFFATQLALANLAEVLVGAWLLKRFLAPSQLLEDLKGWVQCLLLGGLVAPLVGALAGSSVLAFNGLASVRDALGLWFVGDSLGMMALLPLALLTTEQRLKALFEGKGAAETLLTWLLVMLVVYLAFTQMPFPFVFVAAPLVWAALRLPFYGGLWVIFSGAVLISALVALEAIDLRQIYPGMTPSLLLSPVLLCLLPAYVTAMTTAASRREKELLAQSESRFRQAMDNSAIGMALVSLEGQWLKVNKSLCDFLGYSEREFAKLTFQDITHPDDLNADLELVGEVLAGNIDNYRMEKRYLRKDGQVVWALLAVSLVRDSEGQPRYFVSQVEDIHRRKMAETRLETFEKRWKFALYGSGLGAYDWDLDSGKAYYSDWTQELLGLTDAELGCREDWLDRVHGDDRERLQVQLHAHLAGRTGQLHLEYRIRDARGSYRWVLDRGQIMEREPDGRPSRLIGTLVDITDIKRTQLDNERLTQRVTLATRAGGVGIWEYDLVTQTLAWDKRMYQLYGQLPSDQKLPYELWRESLHPDDMERAEAEVELALADVKAFDTEFRVVWPNGEVRHIRALASFEYDGDGNKIRMIGTNWDITDQKHLTEALHEEKERLHITLYSIGDAVICTDKDLKITFMNPVAEDMTGWPMALALGHHVDSVFHITKGRDGPPMPSPVAQCLERNQTVFLGEGAVLHSRDGSLFDVQDSAAPVKTLAGEVMGAVLVFQDVTESQEMLRQLSHSASHDALTGLPNRTAFERELREMAKLSAEHGRRHALTFIDLDRFKVVNDSAGHAAGDALLKEIGSCLQSQVRASDMAARLGGDEFGLLLRDCELDKAREITEQLVRRIEAIQFRWDDRVYDVGASAGLTSIHQDNSLMADIMSQADVACYAAKHAGRGRVMLYEPQQSLAVEQHKEIFMAAGIREALDEGRFELHAQPVAATDNLASTHHLEMLVRLHDKDGQLVMPGAFIPAAERYGMMVHIDKWVVREVLQRQAKAIAEAGIKVAINICADALGDHQFQSFLSQMVSQSPIPAHHICFEITETAMINHMGQASECVSTLRSMGCKVALDDFGSGLSSFNYLKRFRVDYLKVDGSFIEQLCESPVDQVIVESIHQVAHKLGAMTIAEYVQDDATVRLLARMGVELVQGFGVARPEPLAELLARHRDAKVVALKRV, from the coding sequence GTGAACAACAAGGACGTCGCCCGTCAACACCCATTCGCCGCCCCACTCTGCCTGGCCATGCTCTACTTCGGCCTGGCCAGCCTCTGTATCGCCCTGTCCCGTCAGCCCGGCAGCGTGGCCACCGTCTGGCTGCCCAATGCCGTGGCCGTGGCCATCTTCTTTCGCCTGCCTTTCAGCCAGTGGCCGGCCCTGGGCCTGGTGCTGATCGGCGCCAACCTGGCTGCCAACCTGGCCTTTGGCGACGGCGCCTTTTTCGCGACCCAGCTGGCGTTGGCCAACCTGGCCGAGGTGCTGGTGGGGGCCTGGCTGCTGAAGCGTTTCCTGGCGCCATCGCAGCTGCTGGAGGATCTCAAGGGCTGGGTGCAATGCCTGCTGCTGGGAGGCCTGGTGGCGCCGCTGGTGGGGGCCCTGGCCGGCAGCTCGGTACTGGCCTTCAATGGCCTGGCCTCGGTCCGGGATGCCCTGGGGCTCTGGTTCGTTGGCGACAGCCTGGGCATGATGGCCCTGCTGCCACTGGCGCTGCTGACCACAGAGCAGCGGCTCAAGGCGCTGTTCGAGGGTAAAGGTGCGGCCGAGACCCTGTTGACCTGGCTGCTGGTGATGCTGGTGGTCTACCTGGCCTTCACCCAGATGCCCTTTCCCTTCGTATTCGTGGCCGCCCCCCTGGTGTGGGCGGCGCTGCGGCTGCCTTTTTACGGCGGGCTCTGGGTGATCTTCTCCGGCGCCGTGCTGATCAGCGCCCTGGTGGCGCTCGAGGCCATCGACCTGCGCCAGATCTACCCGGGCATGACGCCATCGCTGTTGCTCAGCCCGGTGCTGCTGTGCCTGTTGCCGGCCTATGTGACGGCGATGACCACCGCCGCCTCGCGGCGGGAGAAGGAGCTGCTGGCCCAGAGCGAATCCCGCTTCCGCCAGGCCATGGACAACAGCGCCATCGGCATGGCCCTGGTGTCCCTGGAGGGGCAGTGGCTCAAGGTCAACAAGAGCCTGTGCGACTTCCTGGGTTACAGCGAGCGGGAATTCGCCAAGCTGACCTTCCAGGACATCACCCACCCGGACGATCTCAACGCGGATCTGGAGCTGGTGGGGGAGGTGCTGGCCGGCAACATCGACAACTACCGCATGGAGAAGCGCTACCTGCGCAAGGACGGCCAGGTGGTCTGGGCGCTGCTGGCGGTGTCCCTGGTCCGGGACAGCGAGGGCCAGCCCCGTTATTTCGTGTCCCAGGTGGAGGACATCCACAGGCGCAAGATGGCCGAGACCCGGCTGGAAACCTTCGAAAAACGCTGGAAGTTCGCCCTCTACGGCAGCGGCCTGGGGGCCTATGACTGGGATCTGGACAGTGGCAAGGCCTACTACTCGGACTGGACCCAGGAACTGCTGGGCCTGACCGATGCCGAGCTTGGCTGCCGCGAGGACTGGCTGGACCGTGTCCACGGCGATGATCGGGAGCGGCTGCAGGTGCAGCTGCACGCCCACCTGGCCGGGCGCACCGGCCAGCTGCACCTGGAATACCGCATTCGCGACGCCCGCGGCAGCTACCGCTGGGTGCTGGATCGCGGCCAGATCATGGAAAGGGAGCCGGACGGGCGGCCCAGCCGGCTGATCGGCACCCTGGTGGACATCACCGACATCAAACGGACCCAGCTCGACAACGAGCGCCTCACCCAGAGGGTGACCCTGGCCACCCGGGCCGGTGGCGTGGGGATCTGGGAATACGATCTGGTCACCCAGACCCTGGCCTGGGACAAGCGCATGTACCAGCTCTACGGCCAGCTGCCCAGCGACCAGAAGTTGCCCTATGAGCTGTGGCGTGAGTCCCTGCACCCGGACGACATGGAGCGCGCCGAGGCCGAGGTGGAGCTGGCCCTGGCCGACGTCAAGGCCTTCGACACCGAGTTCCGGGTGGTCTGGCCCAATGGCGAGGTGCGCCATATCCGGGCCCTGGCGTCCTTCGAGTACGACGGCGACGGCAACAAGATACGCATGATCGGCACCAACTGGGACATCACCGACCAGAAGCACCTCACCGAGGCCTTGCACGAGGAGAAGGAGCGCCTGCACATCACCCTCTATTCCATCGGCGATGCGGTGATCTGTACCGACAAGGATCTCAAGATCACCTTCATGAACCCGGTGGCCGAAGACATGACCGGCTGGCCCATGGCCCTGGCGCTGGGGCACCACGTGGACAGCGTCTTCCACATCACCAAGGGCCGGGACGGGCCGCCGATGCCAAGCCCGGTGGCCCAGTGCCTGGAGCGCAACCAGACCGTGTTCCTGGGCGAGGGGGCGGTGCTGCACAGCAGGGACGGCTCCCTGTTCGACGTCCAGGATTCGGCGGCCCCGGTCAAGACCCTGGCCGGGGAGGTGATGGGCGCCGTGCTGGTGTTCCAGGACGTCACCGAATCCCAGGAGATGCTGCGCCAGCTCAGCCACAGTGCCAGCCATGATGCCCTCACCGGCCTGCCCAATCGCACGGCCTTCGAGCGTGAGCTGCGGGAAATGGCCAAGCTGTCGGCCGAGCACGGCCGCCGCCATGCCCTGACCTTCATCGACCTGGACAGGTTCAAGGTGGTCAACGACAGCGCCGGCCATGCCGCCGGCGACGCCCTGCTCAAGGAGATCGGCAGCTGCCTGCAGTCACAGGTGCGTGCCAGCGACATGGCGGCCCGCCTCGGCGGTGACGAGTTTGGCCTGCTGCTCAGGGACTGTGAGCTGGACAAGGCCAGGGAGATCACCGAACAGCTGGTGCGCCGCATCGAGGCCATTCAGTTCCGCTGGGACGACCGGGTCTATGACGTGGGCGCCAGTGCCGGCCTGACTTCCATCCACCAGGACAACAGCCTGATGGCCGACATCATGAGCCAGGCGGACGTGGCCTGTTACGCCGCCAAGCATGCCGGTCGCGGCCGGGTGATGCTGTACGAGCCCCAGCAGAGCCTGGCCGTGGAGCAACACAAGGAGATCTTCATGGCCGCCGGGATCCGCGAAGCCCTGGACGAGGGACGCTTCGAGCTCCACGCCCAGCCGGTAGCGGCCACCGACAACCTGGCCAGCACCCACCACCTGGAGATGCTGGTGCGCCTGCACGACAAGGACGGCCAGCTGGTCATGCCGGGTGCCTTTATTCCCGCCGCCGAGCGTTACGGCATGATGGTGCACATCGACAAGTGGGTGGTCCGCGAGGTGTTGCAGCGCCAGGCCAAGGCCATTGCCGAAGCCGGCATCAAGGTGGCCATCAACATCTGCGCCGACGCCCTGGGCGACCACCAGTTCCAGTCCTTCCTGAGCCAAATGGTCAGCCAGTCGCCCATTCCCGCTCACCATATCTGCTTCGAAATTACCGAAACGGCCATGATCAACCACATGGGCCAGGCCAGCGAGTGCGTCTCCACCCTGCGCAGCATGGGCTGCAAGGTGGCCCTGGACGACTTCGGCAGCGGCCTGAGCTCCTTCAACTACCTCAAGCGGTTCAGGGTGGACTACCTGAAGGTAGACGGCAGCTTTATCGAGCAATTGTGCGAGAGCCCTGTGGATCAGGTCATCGTCGAGTCCATCCACCAGGTGGCCCACAAGCTGGGCGCCATGACCATCGCCGAGTACGTTCAGGATGACGCGACGGTACGGCTGCTGGCCCGCATGGGGGTCGAGCTGGTACAGGGTTTCGGTGTTGCCAGGCCGGAGCCGTTGGCGGAGCTTTTGGCGCGGCACCGGGATGCCAAGGTGGTGGCCCTGAAGCGGGTATGA
- a CDS encoding efflux RND transporter periplasmic adaptor subunit, translated as MRYLPLMVLGLALVGCSKAPEQAAEEQPPRPVKLHYIGATDDAQVRHFPGEVSSTDGSTLAFRLPGQIVELPVRNAQEVTKDQLLAKLDDTDYRNQLLDRQAQFELAEAQFNRAVQMLEKKLIPQATFDEAKAKRTQAQAALRLARDNMAYTELRAPYDGVIAKRLVENFQFVQAKEPIFQLQNDEMIDVVIQVPERLISRVRKDAVGYQPEVRFEGAPELSFKARYKEHDAIADAATRTFRVILTLAKPEQLNVLPGMSVDVAVEMNKVFSIDDLPKLTVPVEAVFQPDDKEGSFVWRYDAETGTVQLQAVTLGQVVSGGVEITQGLSAGDTVVAAGVSFLEQGQRVRPLAKERGL; from the coding sequence ATGCGATACCTCCCCCTGATGGTACTGGGCCTGGCCCTGGTGGGCTGCTCCAAGGCCCCGGAACAAGCGGCCGAGGAACAGCCGCCCAGGCCGGTCAAGCTGCACTATATCGGTGCCACGGACGATGCCCAGGTGCGTCACTTCCCCGGCGAGGTGTCCAGCACCGACGGCTCCACCCTGGCCTTCAGGTTGCCGGGGCAGATAGTGGAGCTGCCGGTACGCAACGCCCAGGAAGTGACCAAGGACCAGCTGCTGGCCAAGCTGGACGATACCGATTACCGCAACCAGCTGCTGGATCGCCAGGCCCAGTTCGAGCTGGCCGAGGCCCAGTTCAACCGTGCCGTGCAGATGCTGGAGAAGAAGCTGATCCCCCAGGCCACCTTCGACGAGGCCAAGGCCAAGCGCACCCAGGCCCAGGCGGCCCTGCGCCTGGCCAGGGACAACATGGCCTATACCGAGCTGCGCGCCCCCTATGATGGTGTCATCGCCAAGCGCCTGGTGGAGAACTTCCAGTTCGTGCAGGCCAAGGAGCCCATCTTCCAGCTCCAGAACGACGAGATGATCGACGTGGTGATCCAGGTGCCCGAGCGGCTGATCTCCCGGGTGCGCAAGGACGCCGTGGGCTACCAGCCCGAGGTGCGTTTCGAGGGCGCCCCCGAGCTGAGCTTCAAGGCCAGGTACAAGGAGCATGACGCCATTGCCGACGCCGCCACCCGCACCTTCAGGGTGATCCTGACCCTGGCAAAGCCCGAGCAGCTCAATGTGCTGCCGGGCATGTCCGTGGACGTGGCCGTGGAGATGAACAAGGTGTTCAGCATCGACGACCTGCCCAAGCTGACCGTGCCCGTGGAGGCGGTGTTCCAGCCCGATGACAAGGAAGGCAGTTTCGTGTGGCGTTACGACGCCGAGACCGGCACGGTGCAGCTGCAGGCCGTGACCCTGGGCCAGGTGGTGTCCGGTGGCGTCGAGATAACCCAGGGCCTCAGTGCCGGCGACACCGTGGTGGCAGCCGGGGTCAGCTTCCTTGAACAGGGCCAGCGGGTCAGGCCCCTGGCCAAGGAGCGGGGACTGTAA
- a CDS encoding prolyl oligopeptidase family serine peptidase, producing MSNTRTTLALLLGSLMSGAAVAGDDPFLWLEEVQGEKALNWVKERNGTSLEALTASPEYQKAYDNILQVLDSDKKIDYPSRRGKYLYNFWRDAEHQRGLYRRTTLASYASGKPKWEAVLDVDALAKAEGENWVFKGMSCLYPDYEHCVVNLSRGGADATVSREFNSRTKHFVEGGFTLPEAKGGFSFIDKDTVFVSTDFGEGTTTDSGYPRQVKIWHRGQPLDKAELIYETSQDAVSAGGYRAFSKHGNLDIVYDAPSFFTNRAWIRHDGKLIKVPKPDDAQFTAYFNKQLIIKLRSDWPEKGFKRGALVSLALDKALAGKDDFQPLLSPGERLSIEDVATTQDHLLVTVLDNVKSRVLRLTPGKDGWQQQDLALADNASIGVFNTDEADNDFYYTVTGFLEPTTLYRADANKVKPQQLRQSPSWFDASTMTVEQHQAKSKDGTLVPYFLVKHKDTKLNGKNPTLLYGYGGFEVSLTPYYSANTGMNWLSEGGVYVLANIRGGGEFGPAWHQAALQKHRMKAYEDFIAVAEALIANKVTSPEHLGIQGGSNGGLLVGATMVLRPDLFNAVVCQVPLLDMKRYHKLLAGASWMAEYGNPDDAAMWEVIKSYSPYQNVKQGVDYPKAFFTTSTRDDRVHPGHARKMVAKMQSQGHDVLYFENTEGGHAGAADNKQRAKVYALVYSYLWSQLK from the coding sequence ATGTCCAATACCAGAACCACCCTGGCCCTGCTGCTGGGCTCCCTGATGTCCGGCGCCGCCGTCGCCGGCGACGATCCCTTCCTGTGGTTGGAAGAGGTCCAGGGCGAGAAGGCCCTGAACTGGGTCAAGGAGCGTAACGGCACCTCCCTCGAGGCCCTGACCGCCAGCCCCGAATACCAGAAGGCCTACGACAACATCCTCCAGGTGCTCGATTCCGACAAGAAGATCGACTACCCCAGCCGCCGCGGCAAGTACCTCTACAACTTCTGGCGCGACGCCGAACACCAGCGCGGCCTGTACCGGCGCACCACCCTGGCAAGCTACGCCAGCGGCAAACCCAAGTGGGAAGCGGTGCTGGACGTGGACGCCCTGGCCAAGGCCGAGGGTGAGAACTGGGTGTTCAAGGGCATGAGCTGCCTCTATCCCGACTACGAGCACTGCGTGGTCAACCTGTCCCGGGGCGGTGCCGACGCCACCGTCAGCCGCGAGTTCAACAGCAGGACCAAGCACTTCGTCGAAGGCGGCTTCACCCTACCCGAGGCCAAGGGCGGCTTCTCCTTTATCGACAAGGACACCGTTTTCGTCAGCACCGATTTCGGTGAGGGTACCACCACCGACTCCGGCTACCCCCGCCAGGTGAAGATCTGGCACCGTGGCCAGCCCCTGGACAAGGCCGAGCTGATCTACGAAACATCCCAGGACGCCGTGTCCGCCGGCGGCTACCGGGCCTTTTCCAAGCACGGCAACCTGGACATCGTCTACGACGCCCCCAGCTTCTTCACCAACCGCGCCTGGATCCGCCATGACGGCAAGCTGATCAAGGTGCCCAAGCCCGACGACGCCCAGTTCACCGCCTACTTCAACAAGCAGCTGATCATCAAGCTGCGCAGCGACTGGCCCGAGAAGGGCTTCAAGCGCGGCGCCCTGGTGTCTTTGGCCCTGGATAAGGCCCTGGCCGGCAAGGACGACTTCCAGCCGCTGCTGTCCCCAGGTGAGCGCCTGTCCATCGAAGACGTGGCCACCACCCAGGACCACCTGCTGGTGACGGTGCTGGACAACGTCAAGTCCAGGGTGCTGCGCCTGACCCCGGGCAAGGACGGCTGGCAGCAGCAGGATCTGGCCCTGGCCGACAACGCCTCCATCGGCGTCTTCAATACCGACGAGGCCGACAACGACTTCTACTACACGGTCACCGGCTTCCTGGAGCCCACCACCCTGTACCGGGCCGACGCCAACAAGGTCAAGCCCCAGCAGCTGCGCCAGTCGCCGAGCTGGTTCGATGCCTCCACCATGACGGTGGAGCAGCACCAGGCCAAGTCCAAGGACGGCACCCTGGTGCCCTACTTCCTGGTCAAGCACAAGGACACCAAGCTCAACGGCAAGAACCCGACCCTGCTGTACGGCTACGGCGGTTTCGAGGTGTCCCTGACCCCCTACTATTCCGCCAACACCGGCATGAACTGGCTCAGTGAAGGCGGCGTCTACGTGCTGGCCAACATCCGCGGCGGCGGCGAGTTTGGTCCGGCCTGGCACCAGGCGGCCCTGCAGAAGCACCGCATGAAGGCCTACGAGGACTTCATCGCCGTGGCCGAGGCTCTGATCGCCAACAAGGTCACCAGCCCCGAGCACCTGGGGATCCAGGGCGGCTCCAACGGCGGCCTGCTGGTGGGCGCCACCATGGTGCTGCGCCCGGATCTGTTCAACGCCGTGGTCTGCCAGGTGCCGCTGCTGGACATGAAGCGCTACCACAAGCTGCTGGCCGGCGCCTCCTGGATGGCCGAGTACGGCAACCCGGACGATGCCGCCATGTGGGAGGTGATCAAGAGCTACAGCCCCTACCAGAACGTGAAGCAGGGCGTGGACTACCCCAAGGCCTTCTTCACCACCTCCACCCGTGACGACCGCGTCCACCCCGGCCATGCCCGCAAGATGGTCGCCAAGATGCAGTCCCAGGGCCACGACGTGCTCTACTTCGAGAACACCGAAGGCGGCCACGCCGGCGCCGCCGACAACAAGCAGCGCGCCAAGGTCTACGCCCTGGTGTACAGCTACCTGTGGAGCCAGCTCAAGTAA
- a CDS encoding 2OG-Fe(II) oxygenase family protein: protein MKLVAVDYQADNAAEQFVESLRTTGFGVLKNHPLSQERVESIYRNWQQFFDSADKEDYRFDPKTQDGFFPAEVSEVAKGHSVKDIKEYFHYYPWGRCPEALRQELVDYYQAATELAAELLSWVEKHSPADVAERYSQSLSSMIEGSEQTLLRVLHYPPMQGDEEPGAIRAAAHEDINLLTILPAANEPGLQVKGTSDEWLDVPCDFGNLIVNIGDMLQEASGGYFPSTSHRVINPEGMDKSKSRISLPLFLHPKPEVVLSERYTADSYLKERLRELGVI from the coding sequence ATGAAACTAGTCGCCGTTGATTACCAAGCCGACAACGCCGCCGAGCAGTTTGTCGAATCGTTGCGCACCACCGGCTTCGGTGTGCTCAAGAACCACCCCCTGTCCCAGGAGCGGGTCGAGTCCATCTACCGCAACTGGCAGCAGTTCTTCGACAGCGCCGACAAGGAAGACTACCGCTTCGATCCCAAGACCCAGGACGGTTTCTTCCCCGCCGAGGTGTCCGAGGTGGCCAAGGGCCACAGCGTCAAGGACATCAAGGAATACTTCCACTACTACCCCTGGGGCCGTTGCCCCGAGGCGCTGCGCCAGGAGCTGGTCGACTACTACCAGGCCGCCACCGAGCTGGCCGCCGAGCTGCTGTCCTGGGTGGAGAAGCATTCCCCGGCCGACGTGGCCGAGCGCTACAGCCAGTCCCTGTCCTCCATGATCGAAGGTTCCGAGCAGACCCTGCTGCGGGTCCTGCACTACCCGCCCATGCAGGGTGACGAGGAGCCGGGCGCCATCCGCGCCGCCGCCCACGAGGACATCAACCTGCTGACCATATTGCCCGCCGCCAACGAGCCGGGCCTGCAGGTCAAGGGCACCAGCGACGAGTGGCTGGACGTGCCCTGCGACTTCGGCAACCTGATCGTCAACATCGGCGACATGCTCCAGGAAGCCTCCGGCGGTTACTTCCCGTCCACCTCCCACAGGGTCATCAACCCCGAGGGCATGGACAAGAGCAAGTCCCGCATCTCCCTGCCGCTGTTCCTGCACCCCAAGCCGGAAGTGGTGCTGTCCGAGCGCTATACCGCCGACAGCTATCTCAAGGAACGCCTGAGGGAGCTGGGCGTCATCTAA